Proteins co-encoded in one Diprion similis isolate iyDipSimi1 chromosome 13, iyDipSimi1.1, whole genome shotgun sequence genomic window:
- the LOC124414220 gene encoding sialin-like: MFSSWKLCCSRVPQRWVFAIMGCLALANSFCMRISLSIGITEMAKPAAKSNITSRDETCPALSSSSSTSSLSSNTYDWDEYTQGIILSSFFWGSTLTPIPGGILADKFGGKYVLGIGILSQAIFTMLTPLVVEAFDATGLIVLRILIGFGAGTTFPALFALTAQWAPPEERSKISTVVTSGMQAGTLLGTSISGVLIQNSSMGWPVIFYFFGTLGVVWFLAWILLCSNHPDSHPFISDQEKKYLHDAMVEHTQKETGPTPWRQILTSVPMWALIVVNISEGFGFNMISTDLPKYMSSVLKFSIQANGVLSALPMLAMWLSALVASWFADWLIAAGKMSRTRLGKVFTTVGIVGPAVFLVTASYAGCDRTLVVTLFTASVGMMGIAFPGAGVNTLDLSPNYSGSLTAITKFASALAGIAAPYVVGVITPNQTLEEWRIVFWITCILLLVSNSIYVIWMDGEVQYWNDPNFGNRKIMNFENEKQVAKDQPSSKQRFRYL, translated from the exons gtTCACGAGTACCGCAGCGATGGGTGTTCGCGATCATGGGATGTCTGGCACTTGCGAACTCGTTCTGTATGCGCATTAGCCTGAGCATAGGAATCACTGAGATGGCAAAACCGGCCGCAAAGTCCAACATTACAAGCCGAGACGAAACGTGCCCGGCACTAAGCTCAAGTTCCTCGACTTCTAGTCTAAGCAGTAACACCTACGACTGGGATGAATACACGCAG GGTATCATCCTTTCAAGTTTCTTCTGGGGTAGCACCCTCACTCCAATACCGGGAGGTATACTGGCCGATAAGTTTGGCGGAAAGTACGTCTTGGGTATCGGCATTTTGTCCCAGGCGATATTCACAATGCTTACACCATTGGTGGTCGAAGCGTTCGACGCAACGGGGCTGATAGTTCTCCGAATTCTGATAGGTTTTGGCGCAGGAACGACATTCCCAGCACTGTTCGCACTCACAGCCCAATGGGCGCCGCCGGAAGAGAGGTCCAAGATCAGCACGGTTGTGACGTCAGGAATGCAGGCTGGAACGTTGCTGGGAACATCGATCTCCGGAGTCCTGATTCAAAATTCCTCCATGGGGTGGCCAGTGATCTTCTACTTCTTCGGCACCCTCGGTGTGGTTTGGTTCCTGGCCTGGATTCTGCTCTGCTCCAACCACCCTGACTCGCATCCGTTCATATCCGACCAGGAGAAGAAGTACCTGCACGACGCTATGGTCGAGCACACACAGAAAGAAACTGGGCCGACGCCGTGGCGGCAGATCCTGACCTCAGTACCAATGTGGGCTTTAATTGTAGTCAACATCAGCGAGGGTTTCGGGTTCAACATGATATCAACGGACCTTCCGAAGTACATGAGCAGCGTCCTCAAGTTCTCGATACAGGCGAACGGCGTTCTGTCGGCTCTTCCCATGCTCGCGATGTGGCTCAGCGCCCTCGTCGCGTCCTGGTTTGCCGACTGGCTGATAGCTGCGGGCAAGATGTCAAGGACGAGGTTGGGCAAAGTATTTACAACCGTTGGTATAGTCGGACCAGCGGTTTTCCTCGTCACCGCGTCCTACGCCGGGTGCGATCGCACCCTCGTCGTCACCCTGTTCACCGCCTCAGTAGGTATGATGGGAATCGCGTTCCCCGGTGCGGGGGTGAACACCTTGGATCTGAGTCCCAACTACTCTGGTTCTCTGACAGCTATAACGAAGTTCGCTTCGGCTCTCGCCGGCATTGCAGCACCCTACGTGGTCGGCGTAATCACCCCGAATCAGACGCTTGAAGAGTGGAGAATTGTATTTTGGATCACGTGTATCCTACTTTTGGTGTCAAATTCAATATACGTTATCTGGATGGACGGTGAAGTCCAGTATTGGAATGACCCTAACTTCGGAAACcgtaaaataatgaattttgagAATGAGAAACAAGTCGCTAAAGACCAACCGTCGTCCAAGCAACGGTTCCGATATTTATAA